GGCAGAATATTCTCGTGAAATTGGAATTGCCATCTTTCTCAGAGAGAAATCGGAGGCGGCACGGGAAGATTTATGTGTTAGATTTTTACGCGAGGTCTTcttgaatggaacggtagagaaatagcttgaaagtggttcgataaacctttgccaggcacttaattctgaACTGCAGACTTATCATATAGAAGTAGAAGTAAAATAGACTGTTGGGTTGATGGTCTTCTTGGTGAAAGGATACGTGGGTGGTACATGCATGATAGGTGCACCGGTGCACTTTCACGTCGCAGTTCAAAATTTTGTAGTCTGAGTCTTCGATAAAAAAACTATCGGTTGTGTGTCTCCAATACCATAGCCTCCAAGATCCCCCGACTTAAACGCGTTGGATTCTTTTGTATGGGGACATGTAAAAGTTTAGATATATCCCAGTGCTCTTGACAGTATCGACGAATTCCGACAATGCACTGAGTTTGGTTGTCAGTGATTTCGCAACACGCATGGGATTTTTGAACATGAACGGGCATCAAAGAGGAGTCGTTCTGAAGACTGCTTTCATATGGACGGTTGTCATGTTAAATACCTTTTGTAGTGTGTTTATCCTGAAGTACATATTTGCAGTTTGGATCCTCAGTGATTGTGTTACAAGGTGTTTCCTAGTCAGTCGCAATACGTCGCACTGAGAAAACCATTCGCTTCCGGAGTTACGTTGGTTTGTATAATTTGCTTGTGTCATTATCCTCTACGGGCTTCTTCCATTTTTATAGTCACAGTTAATGTGGAAAAATAATTCCTGATGTCGTCGTAAATATTTTGATCGTAAAATTAGGGCATACGGTCGTCAGGTATCCAATTTCATTGACTATAGTGACGTAATATCTGTCGCAGGTCGCCCATTAAACGACAGTCAGCTAGAAATGACATCTATTGGCCCATTTTTATTCGAAAAAGAAAGTGGCACACTCGAAGGGTAGAGCCTACGAAGTACTATTTATTGCCGCTGAGGAGCACCTGACGGCAGTAATTATGGACGCTGGTAATGCAAATGAAATGCGCGCAGAGGGAGGGGAGAGCCCAGCTTCCACCTGCCTCTATCGAAAGGGGCGgttgggagaggggaagggggaggatcTGGAGCCGTCTTGAAGGTGAGGAGGTGCAGAGAACCTATGAACGTCCGCTGTACTACATAAAGCGCTGCTAGCAACACAGGAGATTAACGTGATTAAAAACAATGCAGCTGCTATCTAAATATTTTGACTTGTTAGCTCGCAAGATGGCAACCAACGATAATTCCAGTTTGAATCTAAACTAAGCTCTCTAGTATAATATGACTTCCTGATCTTCACAAAAAATATCAGCTAGGCGATCAAGTGGATTGTCGACTTCAAATGAAATGTTGGGGAAGTAGAACTTAGGTATCTACCGCGAAGaagaggtacttactgagcctcgATCAGAATGAGTCATAAGGAATTCCAAAAAAACTGAATGGATCCAGAaattcaaagatttggagaaatTGTTTCATTAGGATGCGATACAACATGAGACAGCTGGTGAACAATGCAGAAGATACAGCTCGTAGAAACGCCTTGTATGAAGTTCATCTAAGTCGAAATCTACACGCTACGAATCACTGTAAAGTGTGTGGTAGACGGAACTGTCTGCTCTAACATGTAGGGGTTGCAAGGGTTTGTTTCTGTTCCGATCACTGACGGAGCCTGGCAAGAATGACTGCTTGTATACCCCTGAGCACCTGAGCAGgatttgatttgaaacttcctggcgtattaaactttgtgctggaccgagactcgaactcgggacctttgcttttcgtgggcaagtgcttacATTCGTTTTCAAGTGATCTTTCTAGATTTTCAAGCATCTTTTCGTAAATgaccttgatatatatatatatatatatatatatatatatatatatatatatatatatatatatatgtgtgtgtgtgtgtgtgtgtgtgtgtgtgtgtgtgtgggtgtgtgggtgtgtgtgggtgtgtgcgtgtgtgtgttttacagtacCTGTATAGCGGTGGTACACGTAAGAACATCAACACTGAGGAGCACATCTTAAAGAAGATTTCACAAATATACCGCGCCTTTTGTCAAGTCTTACGTTTTCACCATATTTATTACGCTATCGCCTGTAGTACAGCTTGTGACCATTCGTACCACCCTTCTTTTTGCTTCCGTTCGACCAAGTTAATACGGACACCACTCACTCGAGCGAGATTACGCCGTGGTGTTTGTAAGTAACGTCACAGTCTGTTTTACTGTCTTACTACTGAGTTTGCGTtgatggtccattttaacacattgCTGCTCTCATGTTAGTGTGTGATACAATTAATCCTAAGTTGGATTCATTAATCGTGCACTGTTAAGTGCCGCTGCAGTTTTACATTTTATGGGGCGCACAACTTTAGACAAGACGATCTTGCATACAGGACGTATTCAAACTTTACAAAAATGATACTTTGTGACTTTAGTCTTCGCATATGTCAACCTTGAAGGAAGATGACTAGGTATCTTGTACCTCTTGCTGCGTAGCCACCCTCTTTCCACTAGCAAATTGAGCAATGGAAGAAACGACTGGCTATATACTTCAgtacgagcccttatttctcttgtcCTTGCCGTCTTTACGCGAGAAGTACAAGGGTGTGGCAACTGGATCGTGCAGCAGTCAGTCAAATACGTCAGTTCTCTAAAATTACTCAACAGTGTTTGGTGAAAAGAGCGACTTCTTCCACCTGGTATCCCCTTCTCAGTTCACGAAGTATCTCTGTAAGACTTGTTTGTTGattgaacctatcggtaacaaatttaATAGTCCGCTCCTGCATTACTTCTGTGCCTTCCTCTAACCCGATCCCAAGCACATGAGAAATGCTGAAGAGTGGGTTGCGCTAGACttctatacgtggtctcctttGCAGCTGTTCCACAATTTCCTAAACTCTGCGTTCCACACAACCAACtttatgtgttcttttttatttcatgtagcattgtagcgttatgcccagatatttagtcGATGTGACTATATGAAGCATCACACCATTAATGCTATGTTCGAAAATTATAggattgttttcctactcatcggtattaacttacattttgtaagtaggctgtttaggttttatgttggtaacactgatgtatatgtttatttctattcttttataaagcctgtactactacaaacgttatctgtattgttatgttctttaatgatgtattttgtacttttgtaattgtattctcatagtataaaattgtaattgacaccagttcatcaaattaagtaacttttaagcaTTCATTTCTCTGCACACAGTTGTGTtgctcatagtatatgcacaatacgtgagaagttgggactgttcgtgtttgcacgtgtgttagtaattcagcaaaggactggttaacagcattgctggttctaaggacaattccaaaaactttgtgagtgcacaagtggtagtttatggacttgctatattgtccgcaagactcttcgatggtgactgggcacctgcacagtcggaacacatggctgctggccatctataCAAGGAGTACTGtgcgtctacacctttgatgatgtctcaccaacaccattatttctacaaggactgcagtgggtctgcacctctgctgggccaccaataccatactctctaccaggactacagtgggtctgctctgtaatgacctaccaaccaatattcttcaaaacttcgactgaccctgctgtgggtttgctctgttgtggcccattacgtgtctgcatgtcaagagtcagcactgtctttctgttggaaggacaacactacttcttcaagacagcatggaaatccactacttccgtgtgcattttcttttactgatcagactttgtgcagTGTAATTATATTGTGATAAAtgttcaggactgtctttatgagaacaatttttgcttttgaccaatagtgtatcaataagtgtgtgcatttgagatctttgttattgtaatcatgaaaaaaattttgaaatctgtattggccactgcccaaaacaatttgtaaaattttctgtggggagcatgggggctatgtaagtaggctgttgaggtttttatgttggtaacgccacgtagcgctatatatgaaaatcacagactgtgctgtgtgaaggctgtttggtttgcattgttggagtatatgctattgtagtgttgggcagatggctgttaacagcatgtagcgttgcgcagttggaggtgagccgccagcaatggtggatgtggggagagagatggcggagttttgagagcggatgatctggacgtgtgtccatcagaaacagtaaatttgtaagactggataccatgaactgatttttatatatatatatatatatatatatatatatatatataatgacttttgaacactattaaggtaaatacattgtttgttctttatcaaaatctttcatttgctaactatgcctattagtagttagtgacttcagtagttagaatcttttattaggctggcagtattggcgctcgctgtattgcagtagttcgagtaatgaagatttttgtgaggtaagtgattcatgaaaggtataggttattgttagtcagggccattcttttgtagggattattaaatgtcagattgcgttgcgctaaaaatattgtgtgtcagtttagtgatgatcagaataagtaaagagcgaaatatctgagtacgttcagttttgctcagctgtttgaaaatcaaataacgtaaggggtttaccagcagagtaattcactaatttttgtaaggggacgtttccatTTTTCTGATTTTAGAGTAAGCTAAAATCCATCACCCCGATACAAATTCTGACCGTACACTACACAATTATCAGAAAACAGTCGCAGGCTGCTGCCCACCGcatccgtcaaatcatttatgtgtattggaAATATGAGAGGCTCTATCACCCCTGGGGCACGCCTACCGATACCCTTGCCTCTAATGAACGCCCACCTTCGAGGACTACGTCAGTTGgtcagttgatttgggggaggggggtcaaacagcgaggtcatcggacccatcgaattagggaaggatggggaattaagtcggccgtgtcctttcaaaggaaccaacccgacaTTTCCCccaagtgatttggggaaatcatggaaaacctacatcaggatggccggacacgggtttgaaccgtcgtccttccgaatgcgagtccagtgtgctaacaactgcaccacctcgTACTGTCAGGGCTACGTACAGGGTTCTATTACAAGTCGTCGAGCCACTTacgtatctgagaacctattcctttTGCTCCGTCTGCAATGGAGAAACGTGTCAAACTCTTTCCAgggatctaggaatatggaatctgcctgttgcccttcattcgtgGTTCACACGATATGGCGTGTGAAAAGGGCAAATGACTATCGCACGCTCGGTGTTTTGTAAATCCTTACTGATCTATGGACATAAGCTTTTTCTCTCTCAAGCAAATTTATTGTACTCGAACGTAGAAcatgttcaagtattctgcagtaatccgatgttgaggatattgttttgtttttaattctgcggatccgttcttttgccgttcttacaaGCAGAAGTTAACTGCGggtttttttttcagtctcttGGGACTTCGTTCTGGGTGCAAACCAAATAAGGGGTCAATGCCGAAGTGTACACTCTGTAAAACCGAGCTGGTATTTTACCCGGACCCTTATGGTGAGGTAGAACAGCTGAACATCGTCACGGTCGAAACTGCTTGAGAGTTCATCAAGAACGAGCTCTCCTACTTTATAAACGTCGTTCTGACATCAAGTCAAAGATGAGAGGAACAACGTACTGCGGAACTAACCAGCAGAAACTAATTTTGAAAACGGGTAGTGTGCTTTACCACTGGGAAGTATGCTCGCCCGCTTGGATATATCACAGAGGCCTATATGACATTGCCCTCAGTCAGATCTTGACGTCGATAACTGATCACTGCTACCAGCCCGAACGGAAGAACTCTTTTGCAGACTTTTATGAAGAAGCTACTTGTTGACTCCAGTGGGGGAGTAAACCCACGGACGATTTTTGCACCGGACGATCAGAGGAGATGTTAGTAAGACATAGAAAGAGGTATGACACAAAATAAGGATGGAGGACTaagatttaatgtcccgtcgacgatgaggtcgtGGCGTCGTGCAAGCTCCAGTCGGACAAGGATGTAGAAAGAGTCCTGCATCAGCGTTTTCTAAGGTACCACGTCGGCATAATGtagggaaatcaagaaaaatttaaatattgatTACCCGACTAAAATCTCAACCTTGATCCCTCCAAATGTGGGTTCAGTGTCACGGGGCAGCAGACGGAGGCATTCAGAGAACAGAGGTGTAACAGGATGGTGCTTGCAACGGAAACAGGCGTGATTTTCTCGAAGCTCTAAAACAGCGTGAATCGTGTCAACACCAACAGAGCTGACGTGAGGTGTTTCTAGGCCaaacatatgtttttctttttacCTCAAACCGGACCTGTAATTATTGTGTATTTTACATTACCACAATCAGTAATAAGAAAACAGGACTAAACCCGGGAACGGTAGAAATTATATATTTTTGAGAATCATGTTCCGCTCTTGAACTGAGTGCATTCTGAACCGAACATTTCTCATACGACAGGTGATATTTCTTACTGCTACTGTGTGCTGAACTGAAATGAACCTAAGGCAGAGGCGTCGGCTACGTTCTAATGGTTTAAATGGTAGGGCTGACGCGGAATAGAGTTCGATTCCCGAACCAGCACGCAGGTATGATCCCTAAAGAAGATTCATTGTTCAGTTGTATTGTGGTGCATTGTGGAAGCTTTGTTCCGTAGCGAGAGCTGCGCTGTTTGACATGTAATCTTACGATCTGCTGGAAATGTATCACGCCCGATAGCGTCTCATAAGGGTACGATAATGTGACGAATGACTAGTATTTGAAGACAAAAGCATTGCTTTTCCAGTCATTTATGTGCATCCTGAAGTACAACGGTACGATATTTTGACCAGGGTCTGTAATAATTACGAGATCCAGCGGATTTACCCGTACACAATAACTGATCCGACTGGAGTCCTATTTTCTAGGAAAGGAAGCCGATGTATAGCTCGACTTCATTGGAACTGACACGCGTGTGCCATTCGGCAAAGAAGCAGCAAGTGCTGGGCGCACCACGAAGAATACTGAATAAAGAAGCGCTATAGCAGGAAGTTCCATAACATTAttatactactttcaacattaattTGTTTACAGGCTAAGGAAACAGATGGAAAGGTCTCATTTCAAAATTATCCTTTTTCCCTTTATTTGTGACCCTTATAAATCGAGGACGCATATTATAGAAACGAAACATTTTCAGATTTGTTGAAACGTGATCaggaaacaagaaataaaatataaaatcgcGGTATACTACCGTTTCCTTGCTTACTAAATTCTAAACCTGCGTTTGATGAGAAATTTCTATAATGAACTTCTTTTTATTTCAGCTGCAATAATATTCTACGACTCAATCATAACTGATTTTGGCCTGCGATGGCCATCTTCAAATGTAAGTGACTATGGGTGGCAATTGGTAAACAAACAGATTGCCAAACTCACAATGCATGTAATGAACATTTCGTTCACCAAATACCACCCATCAGAAGATTGAAGAAATACATTATAGATTGAAATCGGCTATCCTAACAAAACAATTCAGTTCCAAGTCAATAACTACGGCTAAGAGACAGGGAGTACTAACTAAAAGACAGCAATGATTCACTAAGATAATTTTTCACCTCCTGGAAAATGTAGGATGAATTTCGATGTTTCACGCATAATATTCAGTGTAACTGTTAAGTTCTTTACATTTGATGACAAGTTAAATCTTGAAATAGACTGTAAAGTTGCATATTGCCAAAATAAAATAGTCTTTGCGTGGAAACCTTAAACCAATATTTTACCAGATTTCCGTTACATTCCTAACAGGGAATAATTTTACAGGTATCTTCCttaaaatatcaaaataatataCAGCCAATAGAAATGGACAGCGAAATCACTTCAGATGAATTACGGAACTCGGAAAGtcatataaattggtacaaaagatAATTAAACGTAATGCGAAATTATAACAATACTGAGAGTTGCTTCAGTAGGATGCCTGAATGAACCACAAATAAGATTTATTGGATGTTTCTATAAATCCGTAGAAATATGAAGTCAGAATGGAAAATTCTCGCTACAGTATTTTGATCTGCATTTTATAATAGAATCAAGGAGGAGGACTAAGGACCTGTACATCGTGATGTATCATTGCTACCATGCACAAGAGTTGCTTGACTCTGTAGACGTATTCACAGAAATGACAAAGGAGACTCATTATAATACCTGTATTTTAAAAAGATCATTTCAAACCAGGTCAGCATTAAGTGGTAACAAGCAACGGAAGTAGAACTTTACAGTATATGAATTTCACGGAAGATATCAATATAGCGGAGCTTTCGAGAGGCTAGTGCCTAAACTCAGATGCGTAGAGAAACGTAAAAATAAAACAGGGCAGAATATTCCGATAAGTAGCACATAGAGTTGATGAAAAGATTCTTGGATGATAAGAAAACAAGAAACACCAGGCCAAGAAGATACGAAGCGCTCTTTTAATGAGCAAAACTAATAAAAAacattggaagtttgtggtaaggactatgggaccaaacttctaaggtcatcggtccctaggcttacacactaattaaactaacttacgctaaggacaacatacacacccatgcccgagggaggactcgaacctccgacggggaagggggggggggggagcgaagcgGATAAAGAAGAACGAAGTATGGTTGTGATAACTGGTTATGGGTAACTAGTTTGTGGTGATCGAGGAAAACACAATGTGGGgcacttgttttgttttgttaggaCTGCCTCTAATGTATTTCTAATCACTGCGAACTTCACCTTGTTAGAAGGGCGAAAACTGAACTACCATTCAGTCTTTGCCCTGCTGACTAGCTGCGCTACGCAACAGTTAAATGTATTGATCTGGAAAGACGTGTAAAGAACTGTGTGGAAGATGTAACCAGTTATCCTATTGAAACATGTCAAGTGACCCACACGTTAACGTCCTTCAGTGTAATTGCAGGTAGTCACTGTTCCGTGAGATATcatgatttcattatgtattattttttttttttttacagatgtgtTAGGGGAAGCTAGCAGATGGGCCGAATAGAAGATGAATTAGTTCTTACCATCCTGTCGGTTATGTGGCCGTCTGCTGCCTCATCTTCTGCTCGTGATCCCACCAAGAGCCAATGACGTCCATGACGTCGGAGCTGTCAGTGGGCTCTTTCTTGAGGCCCACTGGATGCGGTGCAGGCGGCACCTGGAGGGTGTAGTGGTAGCCCTGCGCGACGAGGCTGGCGGCCAGCTGGTGCGCCCTCAGGAAGGTGGACGTGGCCGACGCCGGCGCACCGCCGTCCAGCGCGTCGTCGCACAGTGGTGAGGCGGCGGCCGCTTCGTAAGCGGACAGCTGCTGCAGGTGCGATCTGGACAGAGCCAGCGGCAGCTGCGGCCTCAGCAAACCGGAAGTGGCGCCGCCGCCCGCGGAGACCAGCGTCGCGACGTCGTAGGCGAGCCCCCCGTGCGGCGCCTCCGCCTTCTCCTGCGACAGGCCGGCGGTCTCGTCTGGCGACAGGAGTAGCGTCCGCTCCACAGTAGGTAGTCGCGAAGACAAGTCCTGTTGTTTAAAATGCGAACTGGTGGCGAGTTCTTCTACGGACAAGACAGACGGCACTATGCAGCTTTCCGAGACGTGTTGTTGCCTAGTCGGTGAAGTCGTTTGGGGTGGGAAGGGATGCTTCGACGGCGACGTCAACGATGCAAAGTAGTGCTCGTTCTGGCGCTGGGGAGACGTCGCGCCCACGAAGTTGAGCAGAGACGAGCTACTGGCGCCTTCCGGCGTGTTGGGGAAACCGGCTTCTACGCTGTGCTGCGGCTCTGGGGAGCTGGCGTCCAATCCCGCGATCgactcgtcgtcgtcgtcttcgatGAGCACCGGAGGCGAGTCGGCGCCGCCGTTGTTCCCGGCGCCCGACGCCGGTCCCATCGTCGGCATTTCGACGCCGTCGGCCTCGGCCAGAAGCTGCTGCAGTCGGCGTATATAGTCGACGGCCATCCGCAGCGTCTCCACTTTGCTCAGCTTCCGAGCGGCGCCACCGCCTCCGTTCATCCCACCGGCGCGCAGGTCGGCGCCGGAGGCGGCAGCGTACGCCGCCGTAATGGCGGCCGGGATGTGCTGGCGCAGATTGGCGAAGCCGTTGTTGACCTGCTTGACGCGATTGCGCTCTCGCGCGTTCCGCCGCGCTACGGCCAGTGGTGGAGGCTGTTGTCCGTCTCTGCGGCTGCTCGAGGCCATCGTCCTCTTCCTGCGTCCTCCAGAAGTCGGGGGCGCGACTGGAGTAGCGCCGTCGCTGGGCTCCTCTTTCACTGGTACTGCTGGGGCCACTGGCACCATCGACACGAGCGGAGGGGACTGCGGTTTCGGACCCTTCCGCAAAATGATGATCTCTCGGCGTTCTGGCCTGGGAACGCCCTGGCGTACCACCTCCAGTCGCGAGAACGGACTCATGCCGATAGTTGTCATCTTCGAAAAACAGCTGCCACTGTTAGATGTTTCAACGCCAGCTGACAGCTCCTGGTGCAGCGCCACGGACTGCAGGTTAATTTGCATCCAGTGTGCTCGTAGACAACGAAAGTGCCTTCCACTCGCGATCAGCCTGCGCTGTGCAGTCACGCCAACGGTTTGGCGCGCTCTGTCGCTCGCTGAACCGTGACCGGCAACTCGAATGGCAACCGTTTCCTGGCAACTGGCGTTGGCGGGAAGCGAGCCGCGCTCATGCGGGCGGAGTCAGGCCGACAACAGCAGAAGGCACTTCGCACCAGGTTTTCCCGCCGCCTTACGCGGCCGGACACTCGCGGCGGAGGAAACAAAACACGGGAGAAGCGCAGACACACTCTTCTGGCTCATTCACGCCGGCTCCTCTCTCTGTCCGGCACTGTCAATTGCCCTGACAGTACTGGTCCAATTACGGCCCACTCGGTCACTTTTATGTTTACTTCACAGTTTGTGCGGCGCAGCGCTCGTTAAGTCTGGTTATTTCTCGCTAAGTGGCGGCCCGGCTGGAAGCCGCGCGCTGTCCCGTTCTGTCCAGTGAGAGGCCGACGGCCGCACGCGCGACGCGACTACTGACAACACTGGCCCGCACTATGTCACACAGTAAACTTCCTCATTTTCTGCTCCGGCGGCTACCGACGAGAACACCACTTTACGACGGTTCTGCTCCTGTCGGTGTACGCGACACAGTGTCGGAGATTTCTGGGCAGCCGAGGACGTGCGTACGCGGTGCTGGTAGCCCACTGCACTGGCGCTGCCGCGAGCGATAGGAACTAGCACGCGCGAGCGACCGGCTGCGCGCTTCCGCACGTGAGCGAGCAAAGGAACGGACGGCGcgccgtgagtgtgtgtgtgtgtgtgtgtgtgtgaacgcgcgcgcgtgtgcgtgtgcgtctgTGTGCGTTGGATTGTCGCATGGCAGTTGGCCCTGCCAGAGGGCCGGTAGGGGGACGGCAGTGGGGCACTGGCTTGATGCGGGGAGGGGAGGCACAACAGAAGGTCTGTTGGCCCGTATTGTGTGGATGTGTGCTGGAATTGAGAGAGGAGAAGGGCCTCCGGAATAAGGGGGGACCTCCGGAAAGGCAAAAGGGAACCGTTTTTGTTCATTCGCTGCAGGGGTATACAGTCGGAGGTGGGGTAGAGACGGAGGGAAGTGAAAGAAAATatataggaaaaaaaaattattcgcccATAGGATGGGGAGGGCTGCGACTGCACTGCCGCCGCATGCGGCCTACGATAttgaaggggagagggggaggtgggggaggagtAGAGGGCGAGGGAAGGGGAGCGGGGTAAAGCAAGGGTTTGCCCTGATAGCAGCCAGCGCCCCCGGGGCTTGCACATGATTACAGTAATTATGTTTTGCTCGTAGCTGTACCCTTTTTTTCTCAAGTCGGCCTCTTTTGTTACGGAAACTACCGGCGAATTACACCTTTCGTACACGTTCACGAAAACCATAAAATACACAATCGCTGCGAGCACGTGTGCAGCACCTAGCTTCATGCAAGGGGAGTAATTACGCCAACCCTATCCTTCGCACAGCAGGCTTCTTTAATTCCATCGTGAAAGACGTATTAGCTTCAACACAGCCAGTTGAGAAAAGGTAGACCACTATGAAAAGGAGAGCATTAATTTTTGGTTTGATCGACTCGCAGCCAGGGACACGGCGACACAGTAGCTTCTGATATCACACGTATTTTTGAGATGCAGGATTCAAACTCACGACTGGATATCCCAGTTTTCTGTGGCTACTGTGTATCCCTTGagatggataatggaatgtaataacTGATTTTCGTTTAGGAAAGCATTAAAAAAGTAACTTACTTTGCATACATCTGTTCACTGATGGCATATGAAATAATTTTCTCGGTCAATTCCACAGATATTCATAAAGTACTCACTGCGCAGAACGTGTTGCAAAGGTAGCCAACTGTTCACAAAATTAGGCATATTAACAGCAGCTTAGCAATAAATTCGCTCTCtataaaatgttttgtagaaaatcAGGCACAAAGTGAAAA
This genomic interval from Schistocerca cancellata isolate TAMUIC-IGC-003103 chromosome 3, iqSchCanc2.1, whole genome shotgun sequence contains the following:
- the LOC126176788 gene encoding uncharacterized protein LOC126176788, whose amino-acid sequence is MQINLQSVALHQELSAGVETSNSGSCFSKMTTIGMSPFSRLEVVRQGVPRPERREIIILRKGPKPQSPPLVSMVPVAPAVPVKEEPSDGATPVAPPTSGGRRKRTMASSSRRDGQQPPPLAVARRNARERNRVKQVNNGFANLRQHIPAAITAAYAAASGADLRAGGMNGGGGAARKLSKVETLRMAVDYIRRLQQLLAEADGVEMPTMGPASGAGNNGGADSPPVLIEDDDDESIAGLDASSPEPQHSVEAGFPNTPEGASSSSLLNFVGATSPQRQNEHYFASLTSPSKHPFPPQTTSPTRQQHVSESCIVPSVLSVEELATSSHFKQQDLSSRLPTVERTLLLSPDETAGLSQEKAEAPHGGLAYDVATLVSAGGGATSGLLRPQLPLALSRSHLQQLSAYEAAAASPLCDDALDGGAPASATSTFLRAHQLAASLVAQGYHYTLQVPPAPHPVGLKKEPTDSSDVMDVIGSWWDHEQKMRQQTAT